The Vicinamibacterales bacterium genome contains a region encoding:
- a CDS encoding Nramp family divalent metal transporter, which translates to MLRDLPEPPRNIWRIVGPGVIAAGVGVSSGEFILWPYIASQAGLVFLWAAVLGILTQLFLNMEIERYTLATGETALIGFNRFWKHWGLVFALMVYFANLWPGWALSSATLATFLFGGNPAYIAVGVLLVIGVGLTLAPVVYLALERLNFLKVAMVLTLIALALVFAVTADTWRALPAGLASVGTIPSELGFALLLGSVAFAGAGGGQNLCQSNWIRDKGFGMGQYVPRLVSPLTGEEQVSAAAVVSYRFEPTAANMARWSRWWRFANIEQAATFALVSILTITLTSMLAHSMLFGEKGLPTTVMFLQIEGRRLQEVVGPWFGLLFWATGAFSLFTSAMGITDYTSRLAADVLKSTYLRTSTVSESQIYFWLVWGLVAIGCVILLSGLAQPLVLLVISACVGGTMMFLYSGLLILLNRRHLPAPIRIRGVRIAVLVWSIAFFGVLAGLTVWQQVQRFL; encoded by the coding sequence TTGCTTCGCGACCTCCCCGAGCCGCCGCGCAACATCTGGCGCATCGTCGGGCCCGGGGTGATCGCCGCCGGCGTCGGCGTCTCCTCGGGCGAGTTCATCCTCTGGCCGTACATCGCCTCGCAGGCCGGACTCGTCTTCCTGTGGGCGGCGGTGCTCGGGATTCTGACCCAGCTCTTCCTCAACATGGAGATCGAGCGCTACACCCTGGCGACGGGAGAGACCGCGCTCATCGGCTTCAACCGGTTCTGGAAGCACTGGGGCCTGGTGTTCGCGCTGATGGTCTACTTCGCGAACCTCTGGCCCGGCTGGGCGCTCAGCTCGGCGACGCTCGCCACCTTTCTGTTCGGCGGCAACCCGGCCTACATCGCCGTCGGCGTGCTGCTGGTGATCGGCGTCGGCCTGACGCTGGCGCCGGTGGTCTACCTCGCGCTGGAGCGGCTGAACTTCCTGAAGGTCGCGATGGTGCTGACGCTGATCGCGCTGGCGCTCGTCTTCGCGGTGACCGCCGACACCTGGCGCGCGCTGCCGGCCGGGCTGGCGAGCGTCGGCACGATCCCGTCCGAGCTGGGCTTCGCGCTGCTCCTCGGATCCGTGGCGTTTGCCGGCGCCGGCGGCGGACAGAATCTCTGCCAGAGCAACTGGATCCGCGACAAGGGCTTCGGCATGGGGCAATACGTGCCGCGGCTCGTCAGCCCGCTCACCGGCGAGGAACAGGTGAGTGCCGCCGCCGTCGTCTCGTACCGCTTCGAGCCCACGGCCGCCAACATGGCGCGCTGGTCGCGCTGGTGGCGCTTCGCCAACATCGAACAGGCGGCGACCTTCGCGCTGGTCAGCATCCTGACGATCACGCTGACGTCGATGCTCGCGCACTCGATGCTGTTCGGCGAGAAGGGGCTGCCGACCACCGTCATGTTCCTGCAGATCGAAGGACGGCGGCTGCAGGAGGTCGTCGGGCCGTGGTTCGGCCTCCTGTTCTGGGCGACCGGCGCGTTCTCGCTGTTCACGTCCGCGATGGGGATCACCGACTACACCAGCCGGCTCGCGGCGGACGTGCTCAAGTCCACCTACCTGCGCACGTCCACGGTCAGCGAGAGCCAGATCTATTTCTGGCTGGTGTGGGGGCTGGTGGCGATCGGCTGCGTCATCCTGCTGAGCGGCCTCGCGCAGCCGCTCGTCCTGCTCGTCATCTCGGCCTGCGTCGGCGGGACGATGATGTTCCTCTATTCCGGCCTGCTGATCCTGCTGAACCGCCGGCACCTGCCGGCGCCGATCCGGATCCGCGGCGTCCGCATCGCCGTGCTCGTGTGGTCGATCGCGTTCTTCGGGGTGCTCGCGGGGCTGACCGTGTGGCAGCAGGTACAGCGATTTCTGT